In Mycobacterium sp. Aquia_216, a genomic segment contains:
- a CDS encoding Zn-ribbon domain-containing OB-fold protein: MSAESTSQLLIEHCDDCSRWVHPAAGACRDCGGALVARPISGQGTVFTYTVNHHPYNPEIPVPYVIAIVELAEQAGLRVAANIVDCEPDSVACGMPVSIRSEKGAGGAPLFAPAAGRPAPAPVR, encoded by the coding sequence GTGTCAGCCGAGTCGACATCACAGCTGCTCATCGAGCATTGCGACGATTGCTCGCGCTGGGTGCACCCCGCGGCCGGAGCATGCCGCGACTGTGGCGGGGCGCTGGTCGCCCGACCGATTTCCGGACAGGGCACGGTGTTTACCTACACGGTCAACCATCATCCGTACAACCCGGAGATCCCGGTCCCCTACGTGATCGCCATCGTCGAGCTGGCCGAACAAGCCGGGCTCCGCGTAGCCGCCAATATCGTTGACTGCGAACCGGATTCGGTGGCATGCGGGATGCCGGTCAGTATCCGGTCCGAGAAGGGCGCCGGTGGGGCGCCGTTGTTCGCGCCGGCCGCCGGCCGACCAGCGCCCGCGCCGGTCCGTTAG
- a CDS encoding thiolase family protein: MTYFEKDAIVSGIGISRIGRRTGIPGRDLTMEAVRGAIADAGLDPADIDGIATLGDTPAEEVNVELRIEAADCGSGFGTGGLLSPVMSACRAVSEKRARHVVVYRTIQMLGGTVPVKQQENAPAPPLARMFETAEGAERPAVGAMDDINDLVAAQAYSAANWLALNCRRHMELYGTTKEQLGWLALNGRRNAALNPLAVYREPMTMADYLGARPVSTPFGLLDCDVPIDGSIAVVVSNAEYGPDCPNRPVRVEAIGGSDGAGGWFHRDDYPKMAMSDATAQMWSRTDLKPTDLALAQLYDGFTYLTIAWLEALGICGDGEAGPFVEGGTRIARDGQLPLNTYGGQLSAGRMHGYWALHEGCLQLRGDAGERQVSQRPEVAVVTVGGGPVAGCMLLSC, translated from the coding sequence ATGACGTATTTCGAGAAAGACGCGATCGTGTCCGGTATCGGCATTTCCCGCATCGGCCGCCGGACCGGCATCCCGGGGCGGGATCTGACTATGGAGGCGGTGCGCGGCGCTATCGCCGACGCCGGCTTGGACCCGGCAGACATCGACGGAATCGCGACGTTGGGTGACACGCCTGCCGAAGAGGTGAATGTCGAACTGCGGATCGAGGCGGCCGACTGCGGCAGCGGCTTCGGCACCGGCGGACTCTTGAGTCCGGTGATGTCGGCGTGCCGCGCGGTGTCCGAAAAACGCGCCCGGCATGTGGTGGTGTACCGGACCATCCAAATGCTCGGCGGCACGGTGCCGGTCAAGCAGCAGGAGAACGCGCCCGCTCCGCCGCTGGCGCGGATGTTCGAAACGGCCGAGGGCGCAGAGCGACCCGCTGTCGGCGCGATGGACGACATCAACGATCTGGTTGCGGCCCAAGCATATTCCGCCGCGAACTGGTTGGCGTTGAACTGTCGTCGCCACATGGAGCTGTACGGAACCACCAAGGAGCAGCTGGGTTGGTTGGCGTTGAACGGCAGGCGCAACGCCGCGCTGAATCCGCTTGCGGTGTACCGCGAGCCGATGACGATGGCCGACTACCTGGGGGCGCGGCCGGTGTCGACGCCGTTCGGGCTGCTGGACTGCGATGTGCCCATCGACGGCTCGATCGCGGTAGTGGTGTCGAACGCCGAGTACGGGCCCGACTGTCCGAACCGGCCGGTGCGGGTGGAGGCGATCGGTGGGTCCGACGGTGCCGGTGGGTGGTTCCACCGCGACGACTACCCGAAGATGGCGATGTCGGATGCGACCGCGCAGATGTGGTCGCGTACCGATCTGAAACCCACCGACCTGGCGCTCGCCCAGCTGTACGACGGCTTCACCTATCTCACCATCGCCTGGCTGGAAGCCCTGGGGATTTGCGGTGACGGCGAGGCCGGCCCATTCGTCGAGGGCGGTACGCGGATCGCCCGCGACGGGCAATTGCCGCTGAACACTTACGGCGGTCAACTCTCGGCGGGGCGCATGCACGGCTACTGGGCGCTACACGAAGGATGTCTGCAGTTGCGCGGAGATGCGGGGGAGCGGCAGGTGTCGCAGCGCCCCGAGGTCGCCGTCGTTACCGTGGGTGGGGGTCCGGTCGCGGGTTGCATGCTGCTCAGCTGTTGA
- a CDS encoding acyl-CoA dehydrogenase, with protein MGIALTDDHRELAEVARAFLTSQKARPAARALLDSPDESRPTFWPDIAELGWLGLHVEEEHGGSGYGLPELVVVIEELGRAVAPGPFVPTVIASAVIAKDGTAEQKSRFLPALIDGSVTAGIGLDGRVQVKDGIADGEAGVVLGAGLAELLLITAGDDVLLLDRGRAGVSVDVPENLDPTRRSGRVRLDNVSVSSDDIVAGARESALARTRTLLAAEAVGGASDCVDAAVDYAKVRQQFGRTIATFQAVKHHCANMLVAVESATAAVWDASRAASEDEAQFRLIAAVAAALAFPAYARNAELNIQVHGGIGFTWEHDAHLHLRRALVTSALFGGDTPAADVFERTAAGAVRENSLDLPPEAEELRTRIHADAAELAALDKQAQRDKLIATGYVMPHWPKPWGLAADAVEQLVIEEEFRAAGIKRPDYGITGWVILTLIQHGTDWQIERFVEKALRKDEIWCQLFSEPEAGSDAASIKTKATRVEGGWKINGQKVWTSGAHYCARGLATVRTDPDARKHAGITTVIVDMKAPEVEVRPLRQITGGSDFNEVFFNDLFVPDEDVVGTPNSGWTVARATLGNERVSIGGSGSFYEGLATALVELAQQHADRLAGSNIRVGSYLANETALRLLNLRRVARSVEGAGPGPEGNVTKLKLAEHMVEGAAIMAALTGPEVALVDGAGAAPGRLIMGARGMAIAGGTSEVTRNQIAERILGMPRDPLIN; from the coding sequence ATGGGTATCGCACTTACCGACGACCATCGCGAGCTCGCCGAGGTCGCTCGCGCTTTCTTGACTTCGCAGAAGGCGCGCCCCGCGGCGCGCGCGCTGCTGGACAGCCCCGATGAGAGCCGGCCCACATTCTGGCCCGACATCGCCGAACTCGGCTGGCTCGGCCTGCACGTCGAGGAGGAGCACGGCGGGTCAGGCTACGGGTTACCCGAACTCGTGGTGGTGATCGAAGAGCTCGGCCGCGCGGTCGCCCCCGGGCCGTTCGTGCCGACGGTGATCGCATCGGCGGTGATCGCCAAAGACGGTACAGCCGAACAAAAGTCACGGTTCCTGCCCGCCCTGATCGATGGGAGCGTCACCGCGGGGATCGGCCTGGACGGCCGGGTACAAGTCAAAGACGGTATCGCCGACGGCGAAGCCGGTGTCGTGTTGGGCGCCGGACTCGCCGAGCTGCTGCTGATCACGGCCGGCGACGACGTTCTGCTGTTAGACCGCGGGCGGGCCGGTGTATCGGTCGACGTGCCCGAGAATCTCGACCCGACTCGGCGTTCCGGACGTGTCCGCCTGGACAACGTCAGCGTCAGTTCCGACGACATCGTTGCGGGGGCGCGGGAATCGGCGCTGGCCCGGACGCGGACATTGCTGGCCGCCGAGGCGGTGGGTGGAGCATCCGACTGCGTCGATGCCGCCGTCGACTACGCCAAGGTCCGCCAGCAGTTCGGCCGCACCATCGCCACCTTCCAGGCGGTGAAGCACCATTGCGCGAACATGCTCGTTGCCGTCGAGTCGGCAACGGCCGCGGTCTGGGACGCCTCGCGTGCGGCGTCAGAGGACGAAGCGCAGTTCCGTCTGATCGCCGCAGTTGCTGCGGCACTGGCATTTCCGGCGTATGCCCGCAATGCCGAACTCAACATTCAGGTGCACGGCGGCATCGGCTTCACCTGGGAGCACGACGCCCATTTGCATCTGCGTCGGGCGCTCGTGACGTCGGCGCTGTTCGGTGGTGACACGCCGGCCGCCGACGTGTTCGAACGCACCGCGGCGGGCGCCGTCCGGGAAAACAGCCTGGATCTGCCGCCCGAGGCCGAGGAACTGCGCACCCGGATTCACGCTGACGCCGCCGAGCTGGCCGCCCTGGACAAGCAGGCCCAGCGCGACAAGCTGATCGCGACCGGCTATGTGATGCCGCACTGGCCCAAGCCGTGGGGCCTGGCCGCCGACGCGGTGGAGCAGCTGGTGATCGAGGAAGAGTTCCGCGCGGCCGGCATCAAGCGCCCGGACTACGGCATCACCGGATGGGTGATCCTCACCCTGATCCAGCACGGAACTGACTGGCAAATCGAAAGATTCGTCGAGAAGGCGTTGCGCAAAGATGAGATCTGGTGCCAATTGTTCTCCGAACCCGAGGCCGGCTCGGATGCGGCGTCCATCAAGACCAAGGCCACCAGGGTCGAGGGCGGCTGGAAGATCAACGGCCAAAAGGTGTGGACCAGCGGGGCCCACTACTGCGCACGCGGCCTGGCCACGGTGCGCACCGACCCGGATGCGCGCAAGCACGCCGGCATCACCACGGTGATCGTCGATATGAAGGCGCCCGAGGTCGAGGTGCGGCCGCTGCGGCAGATCACCGGAGGCTCGGACTTCAACGAGGTGTTCTTCAACGACCTGTTCGTTCCCGACGAAGACGTCGTCGGGACGCCCAACTCGGGGTGGACCGTCGCGCGGGCGACGCTTGGCAACGAGCGGGTCAGCATCGGCGGCAGCGGCTCGTTCTATGAAGGGTTGGCGACCGCGCTGGTAGAGCTGGCCCAGCAGCACGCAGATCGGCTGGCGGGCAGCAATATTCGGGTCGGGTCTTACCTTGCCAACGAGACCGCACTGCGTCTGCTCAACCTGCGTCGGGTGGCCCGCAGTGTCGAAGGCGCGGGCCCGGGCCCGGAAGGCAACGTCACCAAACTGAAGCTCGCCGAGCACATGGTGGAGGGCGCCGCGATCATGGCCGCCCTGACCGGACCCGAGGTCGCACTGGTCGACGGGGCCGGCGCGGCGCCGGGTCGGCTGATTATGGGTGCGCGCGGCATGGCGATCGCCGGCGGTACCTCGGAAGTCACCCGAAATCAGATCGCCGAGCGGATTCTCGGCATGCCACGCGACCCGCTGATCAACTAA